A genomic stretch from Fusarium musae strain F31 chromosome 9, whole genome shotgun sequence includes:
- a CDS encoding hypothetical protein (EggNog:ENOG41~antiSMASH:Cluster_9.4) produces the protein MRPLYLVLRHLLFASLTRAQFGVQNDRSVLGINNEFSGVCYTYVSVYPVLADPDYITITKPYRGSVTTQYTVPPQGDEPGIVIVEQPGGSSAPENVVIPATDDRSYVIIIRPHSGPDPISAPITQVVPPRSGQPGQIIIETPETQVGDATPGVLQPLTLEPKEVTGYVTVLRPLTGTLASLQLITISPTGTNRGSVVINVPTSALNGGSLQGLTLEPAQDGDYVTVIEPAGTAFSGTVPIRLTVPPTNGNPGTVVIQTPIPGTLGPLALEPLTPNTLGALGLAGQTITLQPADATGYVTIIEPAEGSVTPTAPIRTTIPPTGTKPGTVLIQTPPGWNDGGDGAVTRARPQGSVSYTTITRGVPMGLGGSGSGSDGGSNGGSGSGDVQGQPGQGGDDNSGPRQTLTIPPEGGNPGTVLVLTPDHPNNPQTGNKGGGDDGAQATGGSSGGNQGLSGSSSGGNEQSGSGGSSNNGGSGDGTNSGSGSSSGQGGSSSNGASGNSDDPVKGGVQGSGSGSEGDNDDAASGNGGSPGSNNGNGSGNGGSSSSGGSDTSGNSGSGGTQGGAQGGSDSEGGSGGKDGPTPGGTESEGGGSEGGSDSGNGSSGGTGSTSGGKGSNGEDDGDSESGGSNSGGDSGASGQSFSSRSASASRRSSTRSPIVRTSPSTYVVTSSSTVFTITADILGTLTAEPQRTRRSTASGRLTGGVEGLGGSEIATTERTTFRRPSNSRSTTSAVGTAGDAASGVGSDSPQTTQAPGRPSSTRRAGDSSSSGYTGTVGTRVRPGGSDLSSTRSRTSTSGQASRPSDGETTIVDSGPVITNDPGSDAEEATPSVGNNAQSPSTRSAQRSSVSQSTSAQRPVAETSSSGTRFTARPAVISTDGGNAEVGGTPQASQRSSRATNAVSGFVEGDPETIATGNKGGTASGDNEATSQVSGASSGSQSTNAVSAGSSSTAARSSASATSREGSSASDAARGSSAGTSTASQGAGQSSSPSITSDEFNYETLIGTQSVPESERVEQPGDTSTRSATSSGAGLTGQPAAGVGGSTTAESNSQSTGVDVDDDPTTSSGKSLAGGPVAGATSGSAGESSVSDDSDAETSASGEPNSETASDDARETGDATGTAQPEDGEISLISPQVPVPTDPLPESESSSQLLTGGVEGIPGISDSPFESPELPLPTAVSTGPLPDSGTRASTEPSQSGSTDGDGASNTEEADAEPSETDVEAESETPGPDATSDGPSATGDGDDTISAATTVTIFIGGPASVTRTVYIPPTASGEAGTLIIETPTGVPEASQTGDDSAEETDDSTETGAPTEAEEEAISAATTVTIFSGGPAAVTRTTYIPPTASGEAGTLVIVTPTGGLDAETSGDGDVSSETGPATDAEEITAGTTITIYSGGSGSATRTIYIPPTVSGEAGTLIVETPTSGLGGDDSSITGTGASGPTAIVTPEGPGNVTIYSGGPVSSTTTRFIPPTASGEPGTVVVETPTAGPQATGIGNITIVTGGPATVTQTRYIPATATDEPGTIVIETPTSQVDEDGGAGNTTLYSAVSATGTRTIYIPPTVSGEPGTVIIETPAVRAVTVYTDGPASTTRTLTIPGTASDDPDTILIETPTSGSGSGPANVTVYTGISATVATTRFVPGTASDEPGTFIVETPIGSPTYVTVYSGGTGTAVTTIYLTPSASGGSTTMIIQTPTQGSEESDTDDGEASETGTITEARSTSATRGNVTIYTQAPGTAGGTFYFPPDDPEESGTIIIETLPGDAEETGTESIEGSVAPTAGSRVNTTIFSGGPVTAPRTLYISATVSGEPDTVLVETPTTGLGAEASKPATGQRYTTIFGGGSGTTTRTIIIPATVSGELDTILIETPTGGAPEVTITRGGPVSVATTVTIPGAPGEPDTVLVEIPTESSDAEPSESGNGPGEVTSTRGGPVTAATTITIPGQSGQPDTVIIETPTRAAEVTITRGGPVSVATTATIPGAPGEPDTVLVEIPIESADLSVTGRGAGEITSTRGGPATAATTITIPGISGQPDTVIVETPTTASDSEESTATGDGPAEVTSTRGGPVTAVTTITIPGESGQPDTVIIETPLSSSETVPSATEGQDEVTITRGGPVTAATTVTIPGVSGGPDTVFVEIPTQSSGEPERTAVQEVTLTRGGPVTTPITVTIPGASGGPDTVYIEVPTESVGSGAVQQTTITRGGPVTAATTYTILGAAGESDTVYIETPTESAGGGSEIPVTGAVQEVTITRGGPVTVATTATITGVSGGPDTVFIEIPTESARRSTESPVTGAVQEVTITRGSPVTAATTITIPGASGEPDTILVEVPIESAERSSETSSVREVTITRGGPVTAATTLTIPGESGGPDTVLVEIPTSSSDDGDKSSTTGSVREVTFTRGGPITAATTLTIPGESGGPDTVLVEIPTSSSNGGGSTQGDVTSTRGGPVTAATTITIPGVSGGPDTVIIETPTESAIEPSETDDRQEVTITQGGPVTSATTITIPGLSGEPDTVIVEIPTGAFETPNNALANVTVYSGGPVSATRTIYLPPTASSEAGTIVIETPDGSSPTETARGPGNVTIYTGVAGTATRTVFIPATASGAPGTLLIETPTGSVETTGSIAATATGPITTSEGRPNTTIFSGGSGSSTRTVYFPPASDDPDGLGTVVIETPTSGPEDETTTSEGSANTAFPVGRQNITLYSGGPGSIVTTIYYPPASSDLDEPGTVVIQTPTAGPVEDASASASEAATPIQNITRIVGGPASVTTTIYIPPTASGEPGVVIIETPTASPEEGETSSASTTETTREEEATGIPNVTRYVGGPASITTTYTIPPASSGDPGTVVIQTPSASLDQSASATEIPNVTRYIGGPASVTTTYTLPPASPGEPGTVVIQTPTASPESATSSSPAEIPNVTRYVGGPASVTTTYTIPPASSGEPGTVVIQTPSAAPEETSSSAVSITRPPTVAQNTTIFGGGAGSTTRTIYIPPASEGEPGTVLIETPTASPAASTIPITGAPAGIPATSTPIVAGTNVTIFRAAPPTATAERTLYDPPTAAGEPGTVVIETMVVSSTSGTTAPLGMETPAVTTLSGSSTSSATIASPSSTSSSAAAAAAASSSSSVAAAAASSSSSAAAAAASSSSSVAAATSSSSAAAAASSSSSAAAAASSSSSAAPAPATTSSTSAAPPVITTSSSAAVPVVATSSSSTYSTSMMPQLAFGPTFDCDGFGYTVQSLLANTLTRVNLVTGQRTDIRTGIGPGGAINGIGFNRLDNYIYGFSQLPLLSGLACAVFGCKQSKLIRIAKDGRWEVLDLVIGSNAISMGDVDDQGRFWVSEGGGRWWCIDLRPTSSTFGKLLNSGTSATNLLSGVGDWAYVPGGGNYLYALQASVIENGLLRTNIVRWSLTTQKWENYQAYPGILNTALNLVWGAAMAAPGGTLFAQESVLGQTWKFTLGFGASDPTPIPGGAILNLLGSDGARCANAAVS, from the coding sequence ATGAGACCTTTGTACCTGGTGCTTAGGCACCTACTCTTCGCCAGCCTAACGCGTGCCCAGTTCGGGGTTCAGAATGATAGGTCAGTTCTCGGTATTAACAATGAGTTCTCAGGTGTTTGTTACACATATGTTTCGGTCTACCCAGTCCTTGCCGATCCCGATTATATCACCATCACAAAGCCCTACAGAGGCTCAGTAACAACGCAGTATACTGTTCCACCGCAGGGTGATGAGCCTGGTATTGTTATTGTTGAACAGCCGGGCGGTTCGTCGGCGCCGGAGAATGTAGTCATCCCTGCGACGGATGATCGGTCTTATGTTATTATCATTAGACCGCATTCAGGGCCGGATCCGATATCTGCGCCTATTACGCAGGTTGTCCCCCCGAGAAGTGGGCAGCCGGGACAGATTATTATTGAGACGCCGGAGACGCAGGTTGGTGATGCGACGCCGGGTGTGTTGCAGCCTCTTACACTTGAGCCGAAGGAGGTGACTGGCTATGTGACGGTTCTTCGACCATTGACTGGAACATTGGCGTCGTTGCAACTAATCACGATTTCACCGACTGGGACGAACCGTGGATCGGTTGTTATTAATGTCCCGACATCGGCACTCAATGGGGGAAGCCTCCAGGGTCTTACTCTCGAGCCTGCACAGGATGGTGATTATGTCACCGTGATTGAACCAGCGGGCACAGCCTTCAGCGGAACTGTCCCAATTAGATTAACAGTACCACCGACCAATGGAAACCCTGGTACTGTAGTCATCCAAACTCCTATACCTGGAACTCTGGGGCCGTTGGCACTTGAGCCTCTAACCCCTAACACTTTGGGTGCCTTGGGACTCGCTGGCCAAACGATCACTCTTCAACCTGCCGATGCGACCGGCTATGTAACCATCATCGAACCTGCCGAAGGAAGCGTTACCCCGACAGCACCTATCCGAACTACCATTCCACCGACTGGTACCAAGCCTGGAACTGTACTCATACAAACACCACCGGGTTGGAATGATGGGGGAGATGGTGCAGTTACACGAGCTCGTCCTCAGGGTTCGGTATCGTATACCACTATTACTCGTGGTGTACCAATGGGTCTTGGTGGCTCAGGAAGCGGTTCAGATGGCGGGTCAAATGGAGGTTCAGGGTCTGGTGATGTTCAGGGTCAACCAGGTCAAGGCGGCGATGACAATTCAGGGCCGCGACAAACCCTTACTATTCCTCCCGAGGGTGGTAACCCCGGCACTGTCCTTGTGTTAACACCTGACCACCCTAATAACCCACAGACTGGTAACAAAGGTGGAGGCGATGATGGTGCCCAGGCTACTGGAGGATCCAGTGGTGGGAATCAAGGTTTATCAGGCTCATCGAGCGGAGGAAATGAACAGAGTGGAAGCGGGGGAAGCTCCAACAATGGAGGATCTGGAGATGGCACCAACAGCGGCAGTGGCAGCTCCTCTGGACAAGGAGGCAGCTCCAGCAATGGGGCTTCTGGAAACAGTGATGACCCCGTGAAGGGCGGTGTTCAGGGGTCCGGCTCTGGATCAGAAGGCGATAATGATGACGCTGCATCTGGGAACGGGGGATCTCCAGGCTCAAATAACGGCAACGGGTCTGGAAATGGCGGGTCATCAAGCTCTGGCGGATCTGATACCAGCGGAAACAGTGGTTCGGGAGGAACCCAAGGCGGAGCTCAAGGTGGCTCCGACAGTGAGGGTGGTTCTGGAGGTAAGGATGGACCGACGCCAGGAGGTACTGAGTCTGAAGGCGGTGGCTCAGAGGGCGGCTCAGATTCTGGCAATGGAAGCTCTGGTGGTACTGGGTCGACTTCTGGCGGCAAGGGTTCCAATGGAGAGGACGACGGTGACTCTGAATCCGGAGGAAGCAATTCTGGAGGGGATAGTGGTGCTTCAGGCCAGTCATTTTCGTCACGAAGTGCAAGTGCTTCTCGTCGCTCAAGCACTCGATCACCAATCGTCAGGACATCCCCTTCAACCTACGTCGTCACATCCAGCAGCACTGTCTTCACCATTACCGCTGATATCCTTGGGACCCTCACCGCCGAGCCTCAGAGGACACGTCGATCAACCGCCAGCGGCCGTCTCACAGGTGGAGTCGAAGGGCTAGGTGGCAGTGAAATTGCAACTACCGAAAGAACGACATTCAGACGCCCTTCAAACAGTCGGTCTACCACATCCGCGGTCGGTACTGCTGGCGACGCTGCTTCTGGAGTTGGGTCTGATTCACCTCAAACTACACAGGCTCCTGGAAGGCCTTCGAGTACTAGACGAGCTGGCGATTCATCAAGCTCCGGCTATACTGGCACTGTTGGTACGCGCGTCCGTCCTGGCGGTAGTGATCTGAGCTCTACACGCAGCAGGACTTCCACTTCAGGGCAAGCCTCTCGACCTTCAGATGGCGAGACCACTATTGTCGATAGTGGCCCTGTCATAACAAATGATCCTGGCTCTGATGCAGAGGAAGCTACGCCATCTGTTGGAAACAACGCCCAAAGCCCATCTACCCGCTCCGCCCAGAGATCAAGTGTCTCTCAATCCACTAGTGCGCAAAGGCCTGTTGCAGAAACTTCTTCGTCAGGTACTCGTTTCACTGCAAGACCTGCTGTCATATCGACTGATGGTGGCAATGCTGAAGTTGGAGGGACACCGCAGGCTTCACAGAGAAGTAGCAGGGCTACTAACGCCGTATCGGGCTTTGTCGAAGGTGACCCTGAAACCATTGCGACAGGGAACAAGGGCGGTACAGCTTCGGGAGACAATGAGGCGACATCACAGGTATCAGGAGCTTCCAGTGGATCACAGTCAACCAACGCTGTTAGCGCcggctcttcttcaactgcaGCAAGATCTAGTGCTTCGGCCACCTCGCGCGAGGGTTCGTCTGCCTCTGATGCAGCTCGAGGCTCCAGTGCGGGtacatcaacagcatcgcAGGGCGCGGGCCAGAGCTCAAGCCCCTCCATAACAAGCGACGAGTTCAATTATGAGACTCTTATTGGCACTCAGAGTGTTCCGGAGTCGGAGCGCGTGGAACAGCCCGGTGACACGTCGACTCGCTCAGCGACAAGCAGTGGTGCTGGATTGACAGGCCAGCCAGCTGCAGGAGTTGGAGGCTCAACAACTGCTGAGTCAAACTCACAAAGCActggtgttgatgttgatgatgacccAACGACATCTAGTGGAAAGTCGCTCGCTGGAGGACCTGTAGCTGGTGCTACGTCTGGAAGTGCGGGTGAGAGCTCTGTGAGCGACGACTCTGATGCTGAGACCTCCGCTTCTGGAGAGCCTAACTCGGAGACGGCATCCGATGATGCTCGCGAAACAGGAGACGCGACTGGTACAGCTCAGCCCGAGGATGGCGAGATTAGCTTAATCTCACCTCAGGTGCCAGTTCCTACCGATCCATTGCCAGAGTCTGAATCGAGCAGTCAGTTGCTCACTGGTGGAGTCGAAGGCATACCCGGCATTAGTGACTCGCCGTTTGAGTCTCCTGAGCTGCCACTGCCTACCGCGGTATCAACTGGCCCCCTTCCTGACTCTGGCACTAGAGCTTCTACAGAGCCATCGCAGAGTGGCTCGacagatggcgatggcgccaGCAatacagaagaagcagatgctGAGCCTTCTGAGACAGATGTTGAAGCAGAAAGCGAGACACCTGGCCCTGATGCTACTTCTGATGGCCCGTCAGCTActggagatggtgatgatactATCTCAGCTGCGACAACAGTCACCATATTCATTGGCGGTCCTGCTTCGGTCACAAGAACTGTATACATCCCACCTACAGCGTCTGGAGAAGCCGGAACTCTCATCATCGAGACACCTACTGGTGTCCCTGAAGCCAGTCAGACGGGTGATGATAGCGCAGAGGAGACTGACGATTCTACTGAGACAGGTGCTCCCActgaagcagaagaggaagctATCTCGGCGGCGACTACAGTCACTATCTTCAGTGGAGGTCCCGCGGCAGTCACGAGAACTACTTACATCCCACCAACAGCTTCTGGCGAGGCCGGAACTCTTGTTATTGTGACTCCCACCGGTGGATTGGATGCTGAAACAagcggcgatggcgatgttaGTTCCGAGACTGGGCCTGCCACTGATGCAGAAGAGATTACAGCCGGGACAACCATCACTATCTACAGTGGCGGCTCAGGGTCTGCAACTCGAACTATTTATATCCCTCCCACCGTTTCGGGCGAAGCTGGCACACTCATTGTGGAGACACCCACGTCTGGTCTGGGCGGTGATGACTCTAGCATCACTGGCACCGGCGCCAGTGGCCCAACTGCAATCGTCACCCCTGAAGGCCCAGGCAATGTCACTATCTATAGTGGCGGACCtgtctcttcaacaacaactcgCTTCATTCCCCCTACCGCATCAGGAGAGCCCGGTACTGTGGTCGTTGAGACACCAACAGCTGGTCCGCAGGCTACAGGTATCGGAAATATTACGATCGTCACAGGTGGTCCTGCTACGGTTACTCAGACTCGGTATATCCCTGCCACGGCGACTGATGAGCCTGGAACTATCGTCATCGAAACACCTACTTCCcaagttgatgaggatggtggtgCAGGAAACACAACTTTATATAGTGCGGTATCTGCTACTGGTACTCGCACCATCTATATTCCACCCACAGTATCTGGTGAGCCAGGAACTGTCATCATTGAGACCCCTGCTGTGAGGGCAGTGACTGTCTACACAGATGGTCCTGCATCAACCACCCGAACGCTCACTATTCCGGGCACTGCCTCAGATGACCCTGATACAATTCTCATCGAGACTCCTACTtcgggctcaggctcaggtcCTGCTAACGTCACTGTTTATACTGGTATCTCTGCCACTGTCGCAACTACTCGTTTCGTTCCTGGCACAGCTTCAGATGAACCAGGAACATTCATTGTTGAAACACCAATTGGAAGTCCAACCTACGTGACAGTCTACAGTGGTGGCACAGGTACAGCTGTTACGACGATCTATTTGACACCGAGTGCATCTGGTGGCTCAACTACTATGATCATCCAGACTCCCACCCAAGGATCCGAGGAGTCTGACACAGATGATGGTGAAGCGTCTGAGACTGGAACCATCACAGAAGCTCGAAGCACATCGGCGACCCGTGGGAACGTAACTATCTACACCCAAGCTCCCGGAACAGCGGGCGGGACATTCTACTTCCCACCTGATGACCCAGAAGAGTCGGGCACTATCATCATCGAGACACTTCctggtgatgctgaagagactGGCACTGAGTCTATTGAAGGTTCTGTCGCCCCAACTGCTGGTAGTCGGGTCAATACCACAATCTTCAGCGGCGGCCCAGTAACTGCGCCTAGAACATTATACATATCAGCAACAGTTTCTGGGGAACCGGACACCGTTCTTGTTGAAACACCAACCACTGGCCTAGGAGCAGAGGCGTCAAAGCCAGCGACCGGCCAGCGATACACAACCATCTTCGGTGGAGGGTCCGGAACAACCACGAGGACTATCATTATTCCTGCAACTGTATCTGGTGAGCTGGATACTATTCTCATCGAGACGCCCACTGGCGGTGCTCCTGAAGTCACAATCACTAGAGGGGGACCAGTCTCAGTGGCCACGACTGTAACGATCCCTGGTGCGCCTGGCGAACCTGACACTGTTCTCGTTGAGATTCCAACTGAATCTAGCGATGCTGAGCCTTCAGAGAGCGGTAATGGCCCAGGCGAAGTGACTTCGACGCGCGGCGGACCAGTTACAGCTGCAACGACAATTACAATTCCTGGCCAATCAGGCCAGCCAGATACGGTTATTATTGAAACGCCGACTCGTGCGGCTGAAGTCACAATCACAAGGGGAGGACCTGTTTCTGTCGCCACGACTGCAACAATTCCTGGAGCGCCTGGTGAGCCAGATACGGTTCTTGTGGAAATACCAATCGAGTCTGCCGATCTATCGGTGACTGGAAGAGGTGCGGGTGAAATAACTTCCACTCGTGGTGGACCAGCCACGGCCGCAACGACGATCACCATCCCAGGTATATCAGGCCAGCCAGATACGGTTATTGTTGAAACACCTACAACCGCCTCTGATAGCGAGGAATCTACGGCGACAGGAGATGGTCCAGCTGAAGTGACATCTACTCGAGGAGGACCGGTAACAGCTGTAACTACTATCACTATTCCTGGTGAATCAGGCCAGCCAGATACCGTTATTATCGAAACACCTCTATCATCTAGTGAGACTGTGCCATCTGCAACTGAGGGCCAAGATGAGGTTACTATCACTCGCGGTGGACCTGTAACTGCAGCCACGACAGTGACTATTCCTGGAGTTTCTGGTGGTCCAGACACCGTGTTTGTTGAAATACCCACTCAATCTTCTGGAGAGCCTGAAAGAACTGCTGTTCAGGAGGTCACACTTACTCGGGGTGGTCCTGTGACAACCCCTATCACAGTTACCATCCCTGGAGCATCCGGCGGTCCTGATACTGTTTACATTGAGGTACCCACAGAGTCTGTTGGGAGCGGAGCTGTTCAGCAGACTACTATCACACGAGGTGGCCCTGTAACAGCTGCCACAACGTACACAATTCTTGGGGCGGCGGGAGAGTCAGATACTGTGTATATCGAAACGCCTACTGAGTCCGCTGGTGGGGGTAGTGAAATACCGGTAACTGGAGCCGTTCAAGAAGTCACTATTACGAGAGGCGGTCCGGTCACAGTGGCAACCACAGCCACAATCACTGGTGTTTCTGGGGGACCAGACACAGTCTTTATCGAGATACCCACGGAATCTGCACGTCGAAGTACGGAGTCGCCAGTGACAGGAGCTGTTCAGGAAGTTACTATCACGCGTGGAAGTCCCGTCACAGCGGCAACGACGATTACTATTCCCGGAGCTTCTGGCGAGCCAGATACCATTCTGGTTGAAGTTCCGATTGAGTCTGCTGAACGGTCTTCAGAAACAAGCTCTGTACGCGAAGTCACTATTACAAGAGGTGGTCCAGTTACAGCAGCGACAACGCTTACGATTCCCGGCGAATCTGGTGGGCCTGACACTGTATTGGTTGAGATTCCAACTAGCTCTTCTGACGATGGCGATAAGTCTTCCACAACTGGTTCTGTTAGGGAAGTCACTTTCACACGGGGAGGACCAATTACAGCAGCGACAACACTCACGATTCCTGGTGAGTCCGGGGGACCAGATACTGTGCTGGTCGAAATCCCAACCAGTTCATCCAATGGAGGCGGTTCTACCCAAGGAGATGTTACAAGTACTCGTGGCGGTCCTGTTACAGCCGCTACAACCATCACTATACCCGGTGTATCAGGCGGGCCAGATACCGTCATCATCGAAACCCCCACCGAGTCTGCCATTGAGCCATCAGAGACTGATGACCGTCAAGAGGTCACCATTACCCAAGGTGGCCCTGTCACATCCGCGACGACGATCACTATCCCAGGCTTATCGGGAGAACCAGACACTGTTATCGTTGAGATACCTACTGGTGCTTTTGAGACTCCCAACAATGCTCTCGCCAACGTCACTGTCTACAGTGGCGGCCCTGTCTCAGCTACTCGTACCATCTATCTTCCACCCACTGCATCTAGTGAGGCTGGCACTATTGTTATCGAGACACCAGATGGCTCTAGTCCGACAGAAACTGCTCGTGGACCTGGAAATGTCACCATATACACTGGTGTCGCCGGTACAGCTACAAGAACCGTCTTCATACCTGCTACAGCTTCAGGAGCACCAGGTACACTACTCATCGAAACGCCAACAGGTTCTGTGGAGACCACGGGAAGTATTGCTGCAACAGCGACAGGGCCTATTACTACCTCTGAGGGCAGACCCAACACTACAATCTTCAGTGGTGGATCTGGTTCATCAACTAGGACAGTCTACTTCCCACCAGCTTCTGATGATCCCGATGGCCTTGGAACCGTAGTCATTGAGACGCCGACATCAGGACCGGAGGATGAGACGACAACCAGTGAGGGTTCTGCAAACACTGCATTCCCAGTGGGTAGACAGAACATCACTCTCTACAGCGGTGGCCCAGGTTCCATTGTAACGACAATCTACTATCCACCTGCGTCAAGCGATCTCGATGAGCCCGGCACGGTAGTGATCCAGACCCCAACGGCAGGTCCTGTAGAGGACGCATCAGCTTCTGCAAGTGAAGCCGCTACGCCAATCCAGAACATTACTCGTATTGTGGGAGGACCTGCCTCTGTCACAACGACAATCTACATCCCTCCCACTGCCTCTGGTGAACCTGGAGTGGTCATTATTGAGACGCCTACAGCCAGTCCCGAGGAGGGAGAgacatcttcagcatcaacCACTGAAACTACTCGGGAAGAGGAAGCGACTGGTATTCCCAATGTCACTCGCTACGTTGGCGGTCCCGCTTCCATCACAACAACATACACAATACCCCCTGCCTCGTCTGGAGACCCAGGAACAGTGGTCATCCAGACACCTTCTGCCAGTCTTGACCAGAGCGCTTCGGCAACTGAGATTCCAAACGTCACCAGATACATCGGTGGCCCAGCTTCAGTCACCACGACCTATACTCTCCCTCCAGCTTCACCTGGGGAGCCAGGTACTGTTGTGATACAAACCCCAACTGCCAGTCCTGAAAGCGCTACGTCTTCCTCACCAGCTGAAATTCCAAATGTCACTCGTTACGTCGGCGGACCAGCGTCAGTTACCACAACGTATACCATCCCTCCAGCCTCATCTGGGGAGCCGGGTACAGTGGTTATCCAAACTCCAAGCGCTGCTCCAGAGGAGACTTCATCCTCAGCCGTAAGCATAACGCGACCACCAACAGTCGCACAGAACACAACCATCTTCGGCGGCGGAGCAGGCTCAACAACGAGAACAATCTACATCCCCCCTGCTTCAGAAGGCGAGCCAGGAACAGTCCTCATCGAGACACCAACCGCCAGTCCCGCAGCTTCAACCATTCCTATCACCGGCGCACCAGCAGGCATTCCGGCAACTTCTACCCCAATCGTCGCTGGTACCAATGTCACTATCTTCAGAGCTGCTCCTCCCACAGCGACGGCTGAACGAACTTTGTATGATCCGCCGACTGCGGCTGGAGAGCCTGGTACAGTTGTTATCGAGACAATGGTCGTGTCTTCGACTTCTGGTACAACTGCGCCGTTGGGCATGGAGACTCCTGCTGTCACAACTTTAAGTGGCTCTTCAACCAGTTCTGCTACTATCGCTTCACCCTCTTCTACATCGAGCAgcgcggcagcggcagcagcagcaagttcATCCAGCAGTGTTGCAGCGGCCGCTGCCTCAAGTTCTTCTAGTGCTGCAGCAGCGGCGGCTTCGagttcttcttctgttgCAGCAGCTAcatcaagttcctcagctgctgctgcagcctcaagctcatcaagtgccgccgccgccgcatcttcatcatcaagcgcagctccagcaccagctaccacaagctcaaccagTGCTGCACCCCCAGTAATCACCACATCCAGCAGCGCAGCCGTCCCCGTCGTCGCCACCTCTTCCAGCAGCACCTACAGCACAAGTATGATGCCCCAACTCGCATTCGGCCCAACATTCGACTGCGATGGTTTCGGCTACACGGTCCAAAGCCTCCTCGCCAACACCCTCACGCGCGTCAACCTCGTCACCGGTCAGCGAACAGATATCAGAACGGGTATTGGTCCCGGTGGTGCTATCAATGGTATCGGCTTCAATAGACTCGATAACTACATCTACGGCTTCTCCCAACTGCCACTTCTTAGTGGCCTTGCTTGTGCCGTCTTCGGATGTAAGCAATCAAAGCTCATCCGTATTGCTAAAGATGGTCGATGGGAGGTCCTTGATCTTGTGATTGGTTCGAATGCTATTAGTATGGGCGATGTAGATGATCAAGGAAGGTTCTGGGTATCAGAAGGTGGAGGGCGATGGTGGTGCATTGACTTGAGACCAACTAGCAGCACTTTCGGCAAACTTCTGAACTCCGGCACGTCTGCCACCAATCTCCTTTCTGGAGTGGGCGACTGGGCATACGTCCCCGGCGGAGGAAACTATCTCTACGCTTTACAGGCATCCGTCATCGAGAACGGCCTCCTCAGAACAAACATCGTCCGCTGGTCTTTGACCACACAAAAGTGGGAGAACTACCAAGCCTACCCAGGCATCCTCAACACAGCGCTCAACCTCGTCTGGGGTGCCGCCATGGCAGCGCCAGGTGGAACGCTCTTCGCTCAGGAATCTGTCCTCGGACAAACGTGGAAGTTCACACTCGGATTCGGAGCCTCGGACCCGACACCGATACCAGGCGGTGCTATTCTCAATTTGCTAGGATCGGATGGAGCCAGGTGTGCGAATGCTGCAGTTTCATGA